The genomic interval TTTTTTTTAAAAGACTCTCTTATTGATAATGTCATTGTGCATTTGTGCTTCCTTCATCaatataatttctaattattttaattgaAGATATTATTTAGAAAAAAAGATAGATTCATTATCTTAACGATCTTTTAGTGCTAGTTCCATGGATATGAAAGGAGGTATATATAGGTATACAAGTTATAGGTACATGATGGAGTAAATCCTATAACGTCAAttcttgagaatcgacccctgaccattatacTAGAGATGTCATGTATTCACTGTCTGAATTACGCCTTGAGTGCTGAAAGATATTATTTAGAGCACATTACTATGATGACTATCCAATCAAAGCATTATTTTTTATTGAGATGCCTCATTTTGACTATCATTAAGGTCAATCTACCTTAACAACACCCATATTCTTTTAGAGTATCATGGTCATCTTGAGATATTTATATAGTCAAGAATAAGAGGTGTCAATGCATTAACAAAGATTACAACATAGAAAGccaaatgattaaaaaaattaacggGATTGTCTTTTatctttattgttattattatggAAGAAGAAtgatccattttttttttaaaaaaataatatatcaaaAGTGCATCTCatgtttaaaaatattattataacagttttaactaaaattattttaacttactcgaaattattaaataattttattcaaaatattttaatgttgaccaaaattttcaaatattgattAAACCCACTTTAATTTAGTTAAAACtagtccaacttaattagtttTTTCTAAAGTTGCTATAACAACCTTGTGTTTATATGTATAATAAAGAAGGATAGGAATACAttcatctaaaaaaaataaaaaattatataattttctCATTTTATCTTATTAGGAACTTAGAAAAGAGAAAGACTACCTTCCTCATGTTTGCCAACTTTAAAACGTATATATCACATCCAAAACTATTCGAAAGCTACGGCTTCCAAACCTTGAAAAAAGAACACGAACTAACTTTCTGTTCCCAATAACCCTTTAATTTAATCATCAAGAGAACCCACcaatgttgaaaattttaatagaaaagagATGGATGAAAGGGAGATACTCCTTTGGGTTTTAGTATTATAATAGGAATTTGATGATtagttggttggtttatattgttaTATAAACATGTGTTGTGAATAAATATGTGGGGAGAAATTCTCTCTTACGTATGGATGCGTAAGCGAGTAAATTAATGACAATTCTGTAATCTCCTGGACAATAATAGTCGATTATTAATGGAATAGTCATTACTCGACAGTTTAATGCAACAGGGGGTGAGTGTGGTGAgctctcctatataaggaggccagATCTTGAGCAAAAATAGAAGAAATTAATAGTATAAGAAAAGTGATCTATGCCCATCTATGTTCTCCCATTGTTTTTCCTCTATCATGGATCCGCTCAACAGATCCGTTGGGGATAGCATTCAGATACCTTGCAGTTCATCGCGACCACCAGTACTTGATGAGTATAGTGGTTGATCGTTGTatctgggaaacagacgacccatgACAATCTCAAAACATAGTCGGAGATAAgatgaatctgttttaaggaatcCGCGTTGAACATAAGCCTTGGTGACTCAATTTCCGAGCACTTAAAAATCCACTCGAGCTCGGGATTACTTCCTGAGTACATCTTCCATTCCTAACTTGGTGACTTACATCCCAACTTGACAACACTCGATATCCAATCAAGAGTACTCAACTTCCTTTCCTGACTTGGTATATATTGGACGACTTCTCCTGACTTGACTTATGATGATATACTCAACAGTCGACGCTAGGACTTAACACGTAGATTATTCGGCTGACTCGACACTCAAAGTATTCAATTGACTCAGCGCTCAGACTCGACTGCTACTCAGACTCAGTTGGAACTTAGATTTAGCGATATAAaatagttatttttcaaacaGCTCAACCATCTCAAGTAGCTAATCCTTTCCCAGTTTCATAATATGAAATTATCAATTCAAATACTCAAGGGATGACTtacatttaattttataaattcaaagtatttttagtCTATCTCCGACAATAAAAATTGTCGAACATCCAATATCTCAAATATTGACATGACAATAAGACAAAGAGCATGACTCGGATCTCATGCCTTTACTCTTGGCCATTGAAGATGAGAGAGAATCTAAGAACAAGACACAAGAAGTCATTTTCTATCATTTAGGAATGTCATCCATAAGGAGAAATCTCATAATCATTTTGTTttcttataattattattttttccccAAAACCTTGAGATGGAAGCAATGCCAATTTAATGTGGCACCAAGAGGAGTAGGTTGGAATAACTTCACACATCCATACAATTCTCTTTAGACAGTGTAGCTTTCCTTTTAGTTTCTTGACCATCTCGCATTCTTTACATCTAACTAGAAAAGTTAGGGGAGATGGATTAACTTGTATGATTTTTATTATAGTCAATTTGCTATgttcattaatcaagttaagaaaTATTGATTAATGATACTTTAGGTGATTAATTTtagtttagtttgagtctttttTATTTTAGTGCTTTTTGTATGATGTTGAATATCCTCTATTCACTAAATTCACTAGACTCGATCAATTAGGGTTTAGTAATGGTTAGGGAGTGAGATGGAAAAGTTTGAAACTCAAAAGGGCCTTTTTTGATATATTGAAACTTTTAGAGGTGTtattaagaaaaggaaaaatacttGGAGTAAAATGGAAAGTTGGAAGACGCTTTAGTAAAATGTTGGAATTTTGGGGTGTCACGGAATTAATTGCCCGATAAAAACGTCCTCCTTTCCGCTTCTTGCCCTCGTTTTTTCTCTGGCGACATTCTTATCGTGTTCCAGCGGGCGAGTCGAATTTGGGGATCGTTGCCTGTAGATCCGGCGAACGCGATCTGACCTCGTCGGTTGCGGGCGGCAGCCGGCTGATCTATGAGCGCCGTCTTACGGACCGGAGGAGGCTGGAGATTGGGAGCTGCCTGCCGGCGAGCGGCGGCGGATAGATGCCCTTCTACAGAGATCTAAGGTTCTCGGGGGCTGCGCTGCTTCTGGTGATTCTCTTCGGGCCCGTGGTCGCCTTCGTGGTGCGCCGGCGATGGCGCTTGGTGACGACGAGGCAGGAGGAGGTCCGGCGGTTGGCATATCTTGCGGCACAGGAAGCCGCGCTGGCGGAGATGGAGGCGATGGCAGCCTACTCGGTCACATCTTCTGTGGGCAGCGCCTATTCCTATTCCGCTTCCGTAGCTAAGGAGCTCGCTCCGGAATGTGCTGTTTGCTCTATCCCTGCTAACGCGAGATGTGCCCGATGCAAAGCTGTCAGATATTGGTAAGTTAAACTGATTAAATCTtgcactttttattttattttaagctttttcttttcttatttcaaCTCCTCGCTCATTATTTGCCGCGATAGTTTCATGGTTTCAGCGCCGATTTCAAATGCTGGCCGTGTAAAAGCTGGAACCCCGATTGATCTAAAGGACTTTTTTTAGTCATTATCTTATTCTGAATCCATGTTGAGTGAGTTGAggatgtttatatttatatgtgAGTTTTGGAATATTTGTTAACTTACCTATGACCAAATGAGATTCAAAAGATGCTAACTTAGAGTTCAAGAAATATCCGGTGCTAGCTATGTGTCACAGTAAATATCTCGCGATCTTGTTTCTTAGCCTAAATAAAACCAACTCAATAGACCTAGAGATGTTGGTGACATAGTGGATGTTGTTGCCATTTCCCATCCGCATTCTCCTTTATTTCATCAGAGGCTCCTAATTCTCATACATGAAGTTTTCCAAAgaatagttctttgaacttactACTGCCTATTGATTGTAgtcataaaaataaattaattttacagATACCATCGCATGTCTCATTGGCGACCTCCTTGGTCTTCTGTCTAAACAAATTTAGTAGTGTTGAATAAGTCAAATTAGGATATATGTTTTACATCTCCAGATATTTCCAATTTCGTCACTGGTTCTGGAATGCTCTCAAACTTGCTCTTGGCAAATCCTTCTAGCTTGGCTCCTACTTTATTAATTTGAAGTGTCATCTTCTTCCTCGACTCAATTATTTTTTTGTAGAATGAGGAGCTAGGGAAAAGCTAGGAACCAGTCAGTTTTCATTTTCTTCAACCTTTATTTTGTAGAGGTTAATGTTTGTTCATTTGAACAATAAATCTGGTACTTTTGGACACACACACATGCATGAATGTATGTACACACATGTGTTCATAGTTCTGCAATGCCCTTATTTACCCTTGGTAAATCCTTCAGGCTCCTCTTATTTCAATGTCAATCCTGTTATCTGCCTATGTAATTATTCCTTTAAGGTGGAACAAAATGTAACTGTCTCTTGTCATTTAGCATTATCATAAAAATTTATCTGTTCATACAAAGAAGACAATGGGTATGAACTGTAAACAGTTTTATTTCAACCAATTATTGGAGCCAGTTGAACTTTGATTAAAGACGTACTAATTAGTGGACCCACAAAGCTTATTTTTGAAACCAAATATTGAAACATTTACACTCTTATCTAAGTCTTTTGTTGGGTCTGATCAGCTATCTTTATCTCTTTTGTAGATTTTCAGGATAACTTGAGCTGTATGGTAAGTTGCTTTATTTTGTATGTTGCAAAAGCAAAGGATAAAGTTTTCCATCCaaaaaaaatcttctttttgACATTGTTTTTCCCCTTTTATTAGAAAAAGCACTAAAGACATAATCATGCTGCAAATGGTTTAATTGCAGACATTTTAAAAGCATTTATATTTGACACTTCATAGAGTTATGAATCAGAATATAACTTTTGTTTCCTTAGTATAATTGGTATTGATATTGAGCAATTTCCATGTGTATTTGTTTCACACTTATTGGTGGTTGAAAAAGTTGAAATTTTGTTCCTATGAGATTGAACTTCAAAATAAGAAGGTTTGCATTTATCCTGTTCCAattagttaaaagaaaatttctctTTGAAGGAGAAGTAGAGTAATACAAAGTCATGTGGTTGATATTTTGATCAACATTCATTTCAGCTCTGGTAGATGCCAGATTTTTCATTGGAGGCAAGGCCACAAAGATGAATGCCAACCTCCACCTGATAATGATAAGGATAACGTTGAAAACAAATTGAGTTCTTCTGGTCTCAAGGGAGTGCATTCTGAACAGTCTGATTTATCTGAGAAGAGGCTAGATCCAAAAGAGGATCTGTTAAAGGTTGAGACATTTTTTGGGAGGCCTTCTGTGTCAAAAGTCACCTCTACTGATAATGAAATTGATGGAGGCAAACATCTGGATATCAGTTCTAAGGATATTTCTGCAAAGATTTTTTTCTCTGATTCATCATTTTCACCAACATTACCTACTCATTCAACATTATCTCAGACCATTGGTTCTCCTGATGctccttatgctagcatgttaattCCGAATAATGTTGGGCTGGAAGAACCTCCTCCTGGTGGCTTCATATTTTCAATTGACACTAACAATGTAAGCACTAAAATGCATTCAACTCCTGAGTTAGCTATGTCAAATCCTTTGTCCAGCACTAGATCCGAGAGAGTTGATAATGGGTTGAATTCAAGTACATCATCAACACGTGATTATCCTCCAGCGGCTGCATCATTAGAAGCAAGAACTCATGCAGAAAGAAATGAGACAGAAATTTCAAAAAAAGAAACATCAGAGTCCTTAGCTTCGGCTCACTATTCTACTAATGGAGGTGCTAAATCTGTTTCATTCTATGAAAGCTCAAATGCTAATGCTCATAGAGGATCTTTTGGACGAAAAAATATTCCTTATGTAGCAAATGGTCTTTCAACATCAGTGAAACAAGTTGTTACTAAAGTTTCAAGGCACTATTCTTCGGAATTTGTAAGTGGTTTTGTGGTTCTTTTAAATTGACATAAAGGCATTTACATATCTGCATACTAATAAACCAAAGTTAAGTTGCTTAATATCTCATTTTAATTTTGCAGATGCTCTTTCCATATGATCTTTTCATCAAACTCTACAACTCTGACAAGATTGATTTGCATCCTTGCGGTCTTATTAATTGCGGAAACAGGTACAAAATTTTCTGCTGGTCCACATGAACTCAGTACAATTTTTCTTGCTCTAATTTTCCTCATTTTATTTCCATAAGAAACCTATAGGTGTGTCTTACCATCTCTCATCTGTTATCTAATACAATCAAGAAGTTTCTTTGTGCTTGCTTGTCGGCGATCTAGTGAATTGGTTTGCAACTGCCTGGACATGTGGCAAAAAAAGCCAGGGTCAAGTTGCTTAAATTGGAAATTATTTATCAATTGCACTGATCTACATAGAAAAGTTATGTCAGTTTCTTGAGAAAAAACAACAGATTAAAAAATGTTGGTAATGTTGTTGAGCAATTTGATATTATCTTCCCTTGGTTCTTTGTTGGATAAAGCTACTGTGAGTTATAACTTTTGTTTCATTGGTCTCTAAAGCCTTGTAGAGATCCTGCATGCCATTACAAAAAAAAGTGTGTATCAATGACAAAAAATTGTCACTAAAATTTAACGACTTGTCACTAAAAGCTTTGGTGACAATAAATTGTTATTAGATTTGTGTCTTAAATCTCATTGTTAAAATGTTTGATGCTAGCATTAACTTCATCTGCCACTGAATGTCCTATTAGCAGCaacttttttcattaatagacaatCTATCctataatgttaaaaaaaaaagggtagcccggtgcacgaagctcccgccatgcggggtccggGGAAGGATCTAttatacgcagccttaccctgcttttttcaAGAGGTTGTTTTaggattcgaactcgtgacctttaggtcacaaagtaacaactttaccgttgcgccaaactCCCCTTCAATCTATCCTATAATGTTGCCATTAAATAATATAGTAATGATAAACATTTATGACAATTTTTTTGTCACGTATATAATATTATCCTCAACTTTGTACTGAAAAAACTTTTACTGACTATATTTAATATTAGTTGTGGCTAAAACCTCATCTTTTTTACCTTATCTCACAATTAAAGCTCATAGATGCTCTAGTTTAATGGGTTCAATCTATTAGGATTGTGGTTCATTCCAAAGTATAGTTGAAGATTTTACTAAGACAATAAAAGAAGACATGGAAGATTCATGCATCCAACTGAAATACTTGGAGAATAGTTTGTACTTATTCTAAATCAACCAGAAATAACTGATTGCCTTATCCTTAAAGAAAGATTGGTACATGCTCTGTAAGGTTTCGATATATTAGGACGATGATTTCTGGGATTCCCAAGGAAAGTAGAATATTTTACTCAAGCAAATAAAAAAAGTTTTAGAGGACTGATTCATCCTAGCTTATTGTTCAGAGTTATAGCTTGTAGTTGTTGTCATCAATTCTAAATAATTGATTATTCTGTAAGATCCTTTAATATAGATAAGCTATTGGGTATGTTGTCATTTCATATATTAACTTTTTTGATTCAATTCAGCTGCATACGCATACTTGTCAGTAGTTTATTGTTGGGTGGTTTGTCAAATTACACTAACAAATACCAACAATAAATTAACTGGAATACTCAAatcattttgatttattttttgataaaaaatccctatcttttttttttctttctccatgTTCTTCCTCTCCTTTCCTCATTCATCCTCCCCTTCTATTTTCTGTCATTGTTGCTTCTGCCACTGCCTCATCCTCTCTCGGGTAGAATAATCCTGGGACAAAGCTGCACTAGTTATTCTCAGCTACCCTAAATTcaatcattaaaataaataatttatcccCTTCCTGATATTTTATCTGCAGCTTATGTTTCATGGTTTGTGGACTTTTGAAATGACACCTATATAAATATGTTCTAGTGAATTGATCTCTTTGGATATTGCTATTTTACTGGACATTTTAGGTTGTAGGTGATAAATTACTGGACATTTTTGTTTGTTGATTGCAGCTGCTATGCTAATGCTGTTCTCCAGTGTTTGACATTTACTCGGCCGTTGACGGCATATCTTCTTGAAGGTCTTCATTCTAAAACATGTATGCTCATACTCCACTTCTATTGTAATTTTTCTGTTTTAATCTTAAAACTACCTTTTAAATAAGTTCATACTCCATTCTAGGTCCAAAGGAAGAGTGGTGCTTTACATGTGAACTTGAAAGCCTTGCGAGGACTGCAAAGGAAGGGAAATCTCCTTTATCACCCATTGGAATTCTCTCTCATTTGCACAACATTGGAAGTAATTTTGGCCACGGACAGCAGGAAGACGCCCATGAATTTTTTAGGTGAGTTTGAACAGCATTAAGCTCTATAAAACACTTATACTGATCCTTATGTTACCTTGAGCTGGTCATGGAACCAATAAAATGAATGTTGATATTAACTCTATGTGCATAAATGGTTTATGGTATGTATATAGGTTTTGTTAGGATAATTAGCTTTTACTATCTTCTTCATCCACGAAGATAACATTCCGATGATAAATCTGAATTATTGAACCATGAATTGAAATTACAAAATGTTGCTGTTTGATATAAAATCTATTAACATTATTCAATGTCATGGCGTATCACAAAATGTGATATATTCCGTTGTATTTTACTTGTGATATGTTCACGAAGATAAAATCATGTTGATACATCTGGATCATGAATCATTATTTGGTAATAGGCTATTACGTATTTGCTTGATTTCATATATTGTGGTTCTTTAGATCAGAATGGAAATATTCCTCTGTGAACTTGTCCTCATTCTTCTATCCTTATTTGAGAGTCatgatttatgaaaaaaaaaatgatcactGAAATCTTATGATATAACTAGTGTAATTTCAATTACATTGTGCTAGTCAAAGATTTTGATATTGGATTATTTTTATCATGCAACTTTCTTTTTGCATGACATGTAACATTGTGTGATACCACACTGCAAATTGTG from Zingiber officinale cultivar Zhangliang chromosome 6B, Zo_v1.1, whole genome shotgun sequence carries:
- the LOC121991653 gene encoding ubiquitin carboxyl-terminal hydrolase 16-like — protein: MPFYRDLRFSGAALLLVILFGPVVAFVVRRRWRLVTTRQEEVRRLAYLAAQEAALAEMEAMAAYSVTSSVGSAYSYSASVAKELAPECAVCSIPANARCARCKAVRYCSGRCQIFHWRQGHKDECQPPPDNDKDNVENKLSSSGLKGVHSEQSDLSEKRLDPKEDLLKVETFFGRPSVSKVTSTDNEIDGGKHLDISSKDISAKIFFSDSSFSPTLPTHSTLSQTIGSPDAPYASMLIPNNVGLEEPPPGGFIFSIDTNNVSTKMHSTPELAMSNPLSSTRSERVDNGLNSSTSSTRDYPPAAASLEARTHAERNETEISKKETSESLASAHYSTNGGAKSVSFYESSNANAHRGSFGRKNIPYVANGLSTSVKQVVTKVSRHYSSEFMLFPYDLFIKLYNSDKIDLHPCGLINCGNSCYANAVLQCLTFTRPLTAYLLEGLHSKTCPKEEWCFTCELESLARTAKEGKSPLSPIGILSHLHNIGSNFGHGQQEDAHEFFRYAIEAMQSVCLKEAVAKADGLLEETTLIQQTFGGYLRSKIRCSKCKNKSEWCERMMDLTVEIDGNIATLDDALRRFTSQEILEGENKYKCDRCKSYERAKKRLTILEAPNVLTIVLKRFQSGKFGKLNKPVLFPEYLDLARYMSGDDKSPVYRLYAVIVHIDVMNASFSGHYVCYVKDRQGKWYKIDDSKVQPVELENVLSKGAYMLLYSRCSPRGPSLARRAMTQLAHTGKIMKDGKGKPGDSSVAHHGEQFYPYPSNLRLHLNDSASDNSSLFDEGSTCSTESTRDSTSTEESWEHMSGESDYFISNSPMRISEDYDGFTCYPVGSRHSSKAGSRYSTPSVRDLESNACSTGREIDQEGRKRSFMYPDNSRNLVEHRRSIDTNRFRQNGGNSGALLRRPTKERTAQTF